A genomic segment from uncultured Marinifilum sp. encodes:
- a CDS encoding hydrolase, with protein MIIAVDFDGTIVQHKYPKIGKEIPFAIESLLQLQKEGHQIILWSYRTGELLQEAIRFCSSNGLEFYAVNCNYPEEEFDECVSRKIYADLYIDDRNIGGLPDWGNIYNMISNSNTEPKNEANSKGSIIRFLDNIFGE; from the coding sequence ATGATTATTGCAGTTGATTTTGACGGTACGATAGTACAACATAAATATCCAAAAATAGGAAAAGAGATCCCTTTTGCTATTGAAAGTTTGCTTCAACTGCAAAAAGAAGGACATCAAATTATTTTGTGGAGTTACCGAACAGGAGAACTATTGCAGGAAGCCATTCGTTTTTGTAGTAGTAATGGTCTAGAGTTTTATGCTGTTAACTGCAATTATCCCGAAGAGGAATTTGACGAATGCGTGAGTCGAAAAATTTATGCCGATTTATATATTGATGATCGAAATATTGGCGGATTGCCAGATTGGGGAAATATTTACAATATGATTTCAAATTCGAATACAGAGCCTAAAAATGAAGCAAATTCAAAAGGCTCTATCATTCGATTTTTGGATAATATTTTTGGAGAGTAG
- a CDS encoding polysaccharide biosynthesis tyrosine autokinase — translation MQYVDEVMDYFDKKEGPDVKEFLYRILSKWKLFVLCGILGLGAGYLVSKYTTPVYMMRSSLWVHVDTEETNAKAMFEGYQVKDKANIQNHVEILKSFTLNRKAMENLSWKQSWFKSKLFRNEGLYRKEPFEVVQHEGTNLDQIPIYISQLDKYTYKIKVDGKAEYKDDEIKVKFEEEAFFDMPFKNEYFNFTLKKNQKKINREKNYFFVFNDLDKITLRYIDNMLISVAEKKAELIHLRIDDSEPARGVDYLNELNWVYLQFMLIEKNKKSENTVRFIDAQLKGIVDSLQLAGQSFTNFRSRNRIVDLGQEAGVVVAKMEEIESQLSEAQVSLEYYENLLRNLGNANRMKQMLAPSVAGISDSSIGALVAKLTDLYGKREVLSYSVQAKNPSLLILNKEIDLIRQSLDENLKTLVANSQIEVQSLSSRMDKVKAQLARMPKNEQKLNNMKRNFDLNNELYTFLLKKRAEAAIAKASNVSDSQIIDPARLSTIVKTKPNIAINLLIGLLLGLGLPFLIIILREFFNDNIQSKEELRKNTQLPILGTIIHNRYENSLPVFHHPRSSISESFRTLRTNLNYVLPDQPCKIIGVHSTMPSEGKSFASVNLATIIAMNNKKVLLIGADMRKPQIDTIFDLENKVGLSTYLVRYNKWQEIIQESKIKNLDCVSSGPIPPNPAELLENGRLKLFLEKINNSYDYVVIDNAPISMVTDAYIIGKLSHANLFVLRQDYSHRDQINFVNQISEKGNIENVSLILNDVDATSKYGHYSNGKGYYYEEPSQGMLDRLWQKLSSN, via the coding sequence ATGCAATATGTAGATGAAGTAATGGATTATTTCGATAAAAAAGAAGGTCCTGATGTGAAAGAATTTCTCTATCGCATTTTGTCCAAATGGAAATTATTTGTGCTTTGTGGAATTCTTGGGCTTGGAGCTGGTTATCTGGTCAGTAAATATACTACGCCCGTTTATATGATGCGAAGTTCTCTTTGGGTACATGTTGATACGGAAGAAACGAATGCTAAAGCGATGTTTGAGGGGTATCAGGTTAAGGATAAGGCAAATATTCAAAACCATGTTGAGATCCTAAAATCATTTACTCTGAATAGGAAAGCAATGGAGAATTTAAGCTGGAAACAATCCTGGTTTAAAAGTAAACTATTTAGAAATGAAGGTTTGTATCGGAAAGAACCATTTGAGGTGGTCCAACATGAAGGAACTAATCTTGATCAAATTCCAATATATATAAGTCAGCTTGATAAATACACTTATAAAATTAAGGTAGATGGAAAAGCTGAATATAAGGATGATGAAATTAAGGTGAAGTTTGAGGAAGAAGCTTTTTTCGATATGCCTTTTAAGAATGAATATTTCAATTTTACACTGAAGAAAAATCAGAAGAAAATAAACAGGGAAAAAAATTATTTCTTTGTTTTTAATGATTTGGATAAGATTACATTGAGATATATTGATAACATGTTGATTAGTGTAGCGGAGAAAAAAGCCGAATTAATACATCTAAGAATCGACGATAGTGAACCCGCTCGGGGAGTCGATTATTTAAACGAGTTGAATTGGGTTTATCTTCAATTTATGCTAATAGAGAAGAATAAAAAATCGGAAAATACGGTTCGTTTTATCGATGCTCAGTTAAAGGGAATTGTTGATTCGTTGCAATTGGCAGGACAAAGTTTTACCAATTTTCGATCGAGGAACAGAATTGTTGATTTAGGACAGGAAGCAGGCGTTGTAGTCGCTAAAATGGAAGAAATAGAGAGCCAGTTATCTGAGGCTCAAGTTTCTTTGGAATACTATGAAAATTTGCTCCGTAATTTGGGCAATGCTAATCGCATGAAACAAATGCTCGCACCTTCAGTGGCAGGTATAAGCGATTCGTCCATAGGTGCTTTGGTTGCTAAACTTACCGATTTGTATGGTAAAAGAGAAGTGTTATCCTATAGTGTGCAAGCCAAAAATCCTAGCCTCCTTATTTTAAATAAAGAGATTGATTTAATCCGCCAAAGCTTAGACGAAAATCTAAAGACTTTGGTGGCAAACTCTCAAATCGAAGTTCAAAGCCTGAGTTCAAGAATGGATAAAGTAAAAGCACAGCTTGCCAGAATGCCAAAGAATGAACAGAAATTGAATAATATGAAGCGTAATTTCGATTTGAATAACGAGTTATATACTTTTTTGTTGAAAAAAAGAGCTGAAGCGGCAATTGCCAAAGCTTCAAATGTTTCAGATTCACAGATTATAGATCCTGCCCGCCTTTCAACCATTGTAAAAACAAAACCTAATATTGCTATAAATCTCTTAATTGGTTTGCTTTTGGGCTTAGGTTTGCCTTTTTTAATTATCATATTACGTGAGTTCTTTAATGATAATATTCAGAGTAAAGAGGAATTACGTAAAAATACACAATTGCCAATTTTAGGAACAATTATTCACAATCGATACGAAAATTCACTTCCTGTATTTCATCATCCAAGATCTTCTATTTCTGAATCTTTTAGGACCTTACGAACCAATCTTAATTATGTTTTGCCCGATCAGCCTTGTAAAATCATCGGAGTACATTCGACTATGCCTTCTGAAGGAAAGTCGTTTGCCTCGGTTAACTTAGCTACTATTATAGCTATGAATAATAAGAAAGTTTTATTGATTGGTGCCGATATGAGAAAACCTCAGATTGACACTATTTTTGATTTGGAGAATAAGGTGGGTTTGAGTACTTATTTAGTTCGGTATAATAAATGGCAGGAGATTATTCAGGAATCAAAAATTAAGAATTTAGATTGTGTAAGTTCCGGGCCTATTCCTCCCAATCCGGCTGAACTTTTAGAAAATGGGCGATTAAAATTATTTTTAGAGAAAATCAATAATAGTTATGATTATGTAGTAATTGATAATGCTCCAATTTCAATGGTTACCGATGCTTATATTATTGGAAAATTGTCTCATGCAAATCTCTTTGTTTTGCGTCAGGATTATAGTCATCGCGATCAGATTAATTTTGTAAATCAAATATCCGAAAAAGGAAATATCGAAAATGTTTCTCTAATTTTGAACGATGTTGATGCTACAAGCAAGTATGGACATTATTCAAACGGAAAGGGCTACTACTATGAGGAACCTTCGCAAGGAATGTTAGACCGACTTTGGCAAAAACTTAGTAGTAATTAA
- a CDS encoding MFS transporter — translation MSVEKESVVKAGFSKAFWVANSVELLERAAYYGVFIVITIYLSRILGFSDIEAALISGSFSAGLYFLPTFSGALADKMGFRKALLLAFSLLSVGYAGLALLPTMLESAGLVKYTDVTEFTGLENTSWKWMIVPIVTVIMIGGSFIKSVITGTVAKETTESNRARGFSIFYMMVNIGSFSGKTIVKPLREAMGNEGLVNLNYFSAAMTFLAVIAVFFFFKSAKTEGEGKSIKEIWDGLIRVVSNGRLVALILIVTGFWMVQHQLYATMPKYVLRMAGEGASPSWYANVNPLVVVLSVGIITQLMSKRSALFSMTVGMFIMPVSALCMAAGNLLDVESVNLGLFTMHPVAFMMIVGIIFQGLAESFISPRFLEFFSLQAPKGEEGMYLGFSHLHSFVSSILGFGLSGVLLTKYCPDPTLYESRADWELASAHAHYIWYYFVAIAAVSAIALIIYGRITRKTDAKLEA, via the coding sequence ATGAGTGTTGAGAAGGAAAGTGTAGTAAAAGCGGGTTTTAGTAAAGCCTTTTGGGTTGCCAATTCAGTGGAGCTTTTAGAAAGAGCTGCCTATTATGGAGTATTTATCGTAATTACCATTTATTTATCCCGTATATTAGGATTTAGTGATATAGAAGCAGCCTTGATCTCGGGTAGTTTTTCAGCTGGATTGTATTTTCTGCCCACATTTAGCGGTGCTTTGGCCGATAAAATGGGCTTTAGAAAAGCTCTTTTGCTGGCATTTAGTTTGTTAAGTGTTGGCTATGCCGGATTAGCACTTTTACCCACTATGCTCGAGTCGGCAGGTTTGGTAAAGTATACCGATGTAACTGAATTTACTGGATTGGAAAATACCAGCTGGAAATGGATGATTGTACCTATTGTTACGGTGATTATGATAGGAGGATCGTTTATTAAATCGGTAATTACAGGAACGGTTGCAAAGGAAACAACTGAGTCGAACCGAGCCAGAGGTTTTTCTATTTTTTATATGATGGTGAATATTGGTTCTTTCTCGGGAAAAACCATTGTAAAGCCTTTGCGCGAAGCCATGGGGAACGAAGGTCTGGTAAATTTAAATTACTTTTCGGCAGCCATGACCTTTCTTGCAGTAATTGCAGTTTTCTTTTTCTTTAAAAGTGCGAAAACCGAAGGCGAAGGAAAGTCTATAAAAGAAATATGGGATGGTTTAATCAGAGTGGTTTCCAATGGACGTTTGGTGGCTTTAATTCTTATTGTAACCGGATTTTGGATGGTACAGCACCAATTGTATGCAACCATGCCTAAATATGTATTGCGTATGGCAGGAGAGGGAGCTTCACCATCCTGGTATGCCAATGTAAATCCTTTAGTGGTTGTTTTATCAGTAGGTATAATTACTCAGCTTATGAGCAAACGCTCTGCGCTTTTCTCAATGACAGTAGGAATGTTTATTATGCCGGTTTCTGCTCTTTGTATGGCAGCAGGTAATTTGCTTGATGTGGAATCTGTTAACTTAGGTCTATTTACAATGCATCCGGTGGCATTTATGATGATTGTGGGTATTATTTTTCAGGGATTGGCAGAATCATTTATTTCACCACGATTCCTGGAGTTTTTCTCTTTGCAGGCACCAAAAGGTGAAGAGGGAATGTATTTAGGATTTAGTCACCTTCATTCATTTGTGTCTTCTATCTTAGGATTTGGATTATCGGGAGTTTTATTAACCAAATACTGTCCCGATCCAACACTATATGAATCGAGAGCAGACTGGGAACTAGCTTCGGCACATGCTCATTATATATGGTATTACTTTGTTGCCATTGCTGCAGTTTCGGCAATTGCATTGATTATTTACGGGCGAATTACTCGTAAAACTGATGCTAAATTGGAAGCTTAA
- a CDS encoding site-specific DNA-methyltransferase, with amino-acid sequence MKLIRSDLYSDEKNYGLSWLHKQLSLEKAKEPVVANLVLNREKSVFPVNNNLFIEGDNLDALRLLKQDYQSGIKLVYFDPPYNTGKQFAFNDNYQISSSQYLAYLNELNPVRIDTFAKNRIESGEKHTQWLNMIYPRLIHARDLLTKDGLILFSIDESEKSNLQIICNEVFGENNFVGSFIWVNRSIPNDSAHFFATTHEYILMYAKNKELVKFKGEEKDLSSYAKPDCDCNGDWIADNPTAASGNKNSRFPIKNPFTGEEYFPPSGRYWAFSKNRVGEWTKSGKLVFPKEVGKRFLLKKYKSELKSRRKPISSIINDIPTSKGTKELKSLYPEGLPFKYPKPTDLLVKLFGQLSDDGDYILDLFAGSASSVHAIFKLNEKENTNRNFICVQNNEPTVEGSDAYAMGFRRLCDLSRDRIIRSGKLYSEVKSGFSYLKVEFKE; translated from the coding sequence TTGAAACTGATCCGAAGTGATTTGTATTCCGATGAAAAAAATTACGGATTAAGCTGGTTGCATAAGCAATTGTCGCTTGAGAAAGCTAAAGAACCAGTTGTTGCCAATTTGGTTTTAAATCGTGAGAAATCGGTTTTCCCAGTTAATAATAATCTTTTTATTGAAGGAGATAACTTGGATGCCTTGCGATTATTAAAACAGGATTATCAATCGGGAATAAAACTGGTTTACTTCGATCCTCCCTACAATACAGGTAAGCAATTTGCGTTTAATGATAATTATCAGATTAGTTCGTCTCAATATCTGGCTTATCTGAATGAATTGAATCCGGTTAGGATTGATACTTTTGCAAAGAATAGGATTGAGAGTGGAGAAAAGCATACCCAATGGTTAAATATGATTTATCCACGATTGATACATGCCCGCGATTTGTTAACTAAAGATGGGCTTATTTTATTTTCGATTGATGAATCGGAAAAAAGTAATTTGCAGATTATTTGCAACGAGGTGTTTGGTGAGAATAATTTTGTAGGTTCATTTATTTGGGTCAACAGAAGCATACCGAATGATTCTGCTCATTTTTTCGCAACAACTCATGAGTATATTCTGATGTATGCAAAAAATAAAGAGTTGGTAAAATTTAAAGGTGAGGAGAAGGATTTATCTTCGTATGCTAAGCCTGATTGTGATTGTAATGGAGATTGGATTGCCGATAATCCAACAGCAGCAAGTGGAAATAAGAACTCGCGTTTCCCAATTAAAAATCCCTTTACGGGAGAAGAATATTTTCCTCCATCGGGAAGATATTGGGCGTTTTCAAAAAATAGAGTAGGGGAGTGGACTAAATCTGGTAAATTGGTTTTTCCTAAAGAAGTTGGAAAACGTTTTTTGCTTAAAAAATACAAAAGTGAATTAAAAAGCAGAAGAAAACCTATATCTTCAATTATTAACGATATTCCTACATCGAAAGGAACCAAAGAGCTAAAATCTTTATATCCCGAAGGCTTACCATTTAAGTATCCAAAACCTACCGATTTATTAGTGAAATTATTTGGTCAATTAAGTGATGATGGAGATTATATTCTCGATTTATTTGCCGGTTCTGCATCATCTGTGCATGCTATTTTTAAATTGAATGAAAAAGAGAATACTAATCGAAATTTTATTTGCGTACAAAACAATGAGCCAACAGTAGAAGGATCTGATGCTTATGCTATGGGATTTAGAAGATTATGTGATTTATCTAGAGATAGAATAATAAGATCAGGAAAATTGTATTCAGAAGTAAAATCAGGATTTAGTTATTTAAAAGTTGAGTTTAAGGAGTAA
- the tdh gene encoding L-threonine 3-dehydrogenase yields MAKMKALVKSKAEKGIWMEEVDIPKIGVNDVLVKIRKTAICGTDLHIYKWDEWSQNTIKPGMIIGHEYVGEVSEIGAGVTGFKIGDRVTGEGHIACGHCRNCRRGRKHVCENTVGIGVNIDGIFAEYAAIPASNLMKMSDKIPDEMLAIMDPFGNATHTALSFPLIGEDVLVTGAGLIGSMCVAVAKFAGARYVVATETNPFRIELAKKMGADRVINPMEENLDDVIKELGMIGFDIGLECSGAPAAFNDMVGHMYNSGKISLLGILPSQTTVNWTDIIFKSLQLKGIYGREMYETWYQMEQMLMSGLDLLPMITHRFKADDYQRGFEIMEKGDCGKVILDWE; encoded by the coding sequence ATGGCAAAAATGAAAGCTTTAGTAAAATCCAAAGCAGAAAAAGGAATTTGGATGGAAGAAGTTGATATTCCTAAGATTGGAGTAAATGATGTTCTTGTTAAAATTAGAAAAACAGCAATTTGTGGAACCGACTTACACATTTATAAATGGGATGAGTGGTCGCAAAATACGATTAAGCCAGGAATGATTATTGGTCATGAGTATGTTGGCGAAGTGTCCGAAATAGGTGCTGGTGTTACAGGTTTTAAAATTGGCGATCGGGTTACAGGAGAAGGTCATATTGCTTGCGGTCATTGCCGAAATTGCCGACGAGGACGTAAACATGTTTGTGAGAACACAGTTGGTATTGGCGTAAATATCGATGGGATTTTTGCTGAATATGCAGCCATTCCTGCTTCTAATTTAATGAAGATGAGCGATAAGATTCCTGATGAGATGTTGGCAATTATGGATCCGTTCGGAAATGCAACTCATACCGCACTTTCTTTTCCTTTAATTGGTGAAGATGTATTGGTAACAGGTGCCGGATTAATTGGTAGCATGTGTGTTGCAGTAGCTAAATTTGCAGGTGCTCGTTATGTTGTGGCAACAGAAACCAATCCTTTTAGAATCGAATTGGCCAAGAAAATGGGAGCCGATCGCGTAATTAATCCAATGGAGGAAAATTTGGATGATGTAATCAAGGAATTGGGTATGATTGGTTTCGATATAGGTTTGGAATGTTCAGGTGCTCCGGCTGCTTTTAACGATATGGTTGGACACATGTATAACTCAGGAAAGATTTCTTTGTTAGGGATTCTTCCTTCTCAAACTACGGTAAACTGGACCGATATTATTTTCAAAAGTCTTCAGTTGAAAGGAATTTATGGTCGCGAAATGTACGAAACATGGTACCAAATGGAACAAATGCTAATGAGTGGATTGGATCTTTTACCAATGATTACTCATCGCTTTAAAGCCGATGATTACCAAAGAGGTTTTGAAATTATGGAAAAAGGGGATTGCGGAAAAGTAATTCTCGATTGGGAATAA
- a CDS encoding thioredoxin domain-containing protein, translating to MKKVFGVIVALFLTSSVFSQGIAFEHGTYAEALAKAKKENKMVFMDCYTTWCGPCKMLAKNIFPQKEVGDFFNKHYVSVKMDMEKGEGIELMKKYEVKAFPSLLFLDDNGVVLHKMVGGSDAAGLIGEAKAALDPNQRIGALDTRYAKGERGVKFVAKYIQALQKVYNEEKMAQVAKEFAENTPVDQLCNEDAFTILSYGGIEYKSKAYQYLIANKAKFIDLVGEESFAQVIGSVINNYLNAFAATSTLEALKSEIENTKKDFVAPNQVMMEKNLLSQYYLSHKEFGKWFDEQIIGAKEALKTDKRMGSRILINATYRVAMDPAFEGAGLYGKAITAVEDYLKEDAEMLAGYYCLASLYKKDGNKEKALENINAFMTKNAAAGRQNDSRVEQLKQSIESM from the coding sequence ATGAAAAAAGTATTTGGAGTAATAGTAGCATTGTTCCTAACAAGTAGTGTTTTTTCTCAGGGAATCGCATTCGAACACGGAACATATGCCGAAGCTTTGGCAAAAGCAAAAAAAGAAAACAAAATGGTTTTCATGGATTGTTATACAACTTGGTGTGGTCCGTGTAAAATGTTGGCGAAGAATATTTTTCCACAAAAAGAGGTGGGTGATTTCTTCAACAAACATTATGTATCTGTAAAAATGGATATGGAAAAAGGGGAAGGCATTGAATTAATGAAGAAATATGAAGTGAAGGCGTTTCCAAGCTTATTATTTTTGGATGATAATGGAGTTGTTCTTCATAAAATGGTGGGAGGATCGGATGCTGCCGGATTAATAGGAGAAGCCAAGGCGGCTCTTGATCCAAATCAGCGAATTGGAGCTTTAGATACTCGATATGCAAAAGGCGAAAGAGGAGTGAAATTTGTAGCCAAGTACATTCAGGCCTTGCAGAAAGTTTACAACGAAGAGAAAATGGCTCAGGTAGCAAAAGAGTTTGCTGAAAATACTCCGGTTGATCAACTTTGTAACGAAGATGCATTTACAATTTTATCCTATGGAGGTATCGAGTATAAGAGTAAAGCATATCAATACCTGATCGCTAATAAAGCTAAATTTATTGATTTGGTTGGTGAGGAAAGTTTTGCTCAGGTAATCGGATCAGTTATTAACAATTATTTAAATGCTTTTGCTGCAACAAGTACATTGGAAGCTTTAAAATCTGAAATTGAAAACACAAAGAAAGATTTTGTCGCTCCAAATCAGGTGATGATGGAAAAGAATTTACTGAGTCAGTATTATCTTTCTCATAAAGAATTCGGAAAATGGTTCGATGAGCAAATAATAGGAGCGAAAGAAGCTTTGAAGACCGATAAGAGAATGGGATCAAGGATCTTAATTAATGCTACATACAGAGTTGCGATGGACCCTGCATTTGAAGGCGCCGGATTGTATGGTAAAGCAATTACTGCTGTTGAAGATTATTTGAAAGAAGATGCTGAAATGTTAGCTGGATATTACTGTTTAGCCAGCTTGTACAAGAAAGATGGCAACAAAGAGAAGGCTTTGGAAAATATAAATGCATTTATGACTAAGAACGCAGCTGCTGGTAGACAAAATGATAGTAGAGTGGAGCAGCTTAAACAATCTATTGAAAGCATGTAA
- a CDS encoding DEAD/DEAH box helicase, with product MKINTEEILKKLAIQELNEMQKASVKTWPKSKDLVLLSPTGSGKTLAFLLPMLQDLNPNTKGVQVLILSPARELSLQIESVFKAMGTSLKVNCCYGGHSMRIEQNNLKTPPAVLIGTPGRIADHIRRDNVDCSKIKLLILDEFDKALELGFQKEMTEVIKALPKHLKKVLTSATKGIEIPEFAAMNSPEEINFIPEENQIALTQMKVIANDKDKLNALFQLICKVGDQPSLVFCNHRDAVERIGELLLDEGISCDIFHGGLEQSDRERALIKFRNGSNHLLITTDLASRGLDIPEIKNVIHYQLPRVEEAFVHRNGRTARMHANGNSFIVLAEQERVPDFIPEDMEIMPLLEEISIPELPEWETLYVGVGKKEKVNKVDLVGFFFKMGKMKKDELGKIDVLDHTSYVAVKRGLGKKLIGKLKHEKVKKKKVKIELSF from the coding sequence ATGAAAATAAATACAGAAGAAATTTTAAAGAAGCTTGCTATACAGGAATTAAACGAAATGCAAAAAGCAAGTGTAAAAACTTGGCCAAAGAGTAAAGATTTGGTTCTTTTATCTCCGACAGGATCGGGGAAAACACTAGCATTTTTACTACCTATGTTACAAGATTTAAATCCAAACACAAAAGGTGTTCAGGTTTTGATTCTATCTCCTGCCCGAGAATTGTCTTTACAAATTGAATCTGTTTTTAAAGCTATGGGTACATCGCTAAAAGTAAATTGCTGCTATGGTGGCCATTCCATGAGAATTGAGCAAAACAACTTAAAAACGCCTCCTGCTGTATTAATTGGAACCCCAGGACGAATTGCAGATCACATCCGTAGAGATAATGTTGATTGTTCGAAAATAAAACTTTTAATTTTAGATGAGTTCGATAAGGCTCTGGAGTTGGGATTTCAGAAAGAAATGACCGAAGTAATTAAGGCATTACCTAAGCATTTGAAAAAAGTTTTAACATCGGCAACCAAAGGAATTGAGATTCCTGAATTTGCAGCAATGAATTCTCCAGAAGAAATTAATTTTATTCCCGAAGAAAATCAAATTGCTTTAACTCAAATGAAAGTAATTGCAAATGACAAAGACAAATTAAATGCTCTTTTTCAGCTTATTTGTAAAGTTGGAGATCAGCCTAGTTTGGTTTTTTGCAACCATCGCGATGCCGTTGAAAGAATTGGAGAACTTTTATTGGATGAGGGAATTAGTTGTGATATTTTTCATGGAGGTCTGGAACAATCGGACCGTGAACGAGCTTTAATCAAATTTAGAAATGGAAGCAATCATTTGCTGATTACCACCGATCTTGCTTCGCGCGGATTAGATATTCCCGAAATAAAAAATGTAATTCACTATCAATTACCAAGAGTTGAAGAGGCTTTTGTACATCGCAATGGAAGAACTGCTCGTATGCATGCTAATGGAAATTCATTTATTGTACTTGCAGAACAAGAACGAGTTCCTGATTTTATTCCTGAGGATATGGAAATAATGCCACTTTTGGAGGAAATTAGTATTCCAGAATTACCCGAATGGGAAACCCTTTACGTTGGAGTTGGCAAAAAGGAAAAGGTAAACAAAGTTGATTTGGTAGGATTTTTCTTTAAAATGGGAAAAATGAAGAAAGATGAGTTAGGTAAAATTGATGTTTTGGACCACACCTCTTATGTGGCTGTAAAAAGAGGATTAGGAAAAAAATTAATTGGTAAACTAAAACATGAGAAAGTTAAAAAGAAGAAAGTCAAAATTGAACTGTCTTTCTAA
- a CDS encoding DUF4369 domain-containing protein: MKKIGYLLIASLFLFACNPESIKLKGEIEGLENGLLMVKMKTNKKLSEKCIDTIQVVNGEFEFRSNDIKPPVRLTMCANENCEFDIWLGKYGSFTITGNISDCKEVVVNKDDLATEYNAYLTRLDDAYIVPVNKKIAWVQRKNEEAENGNKLSQDDEFTMFDYKKDIKKAYSRRRMSIVKTVRANPNSPVVMAVVQKEFNSFNKRHKAEMKKIFRRRFSDTALYWQLCP; encoded by the coding sequence ATGAAAAAAATAGGGTATTTATTAATAGCGAGTTTGTTTTTGTTTGCTTGTAATCCGGAATCAATAAAATTAAAAGGAGAAATAGAAGGATTAGAAAATGGCCTTTTGATGGTGAAAATGAAAACCAATAAAAAGCTTTCGGAAAAATGTATTGATACCATCCAAGTGGTAAATGGTGAATTTGAGTTTCGATCAAATGATATTAAGCCTCCTGTAAGACTTACAATGTGTGCAAACGAAAATTGTGAATTCGATATTTGGCTTGGGAAATATGGAAGCTTTACTATTACCGGAAATATTTCTGATTGTAAGGAAGTTGTTGTAAATAAAGATGATTTGGCTACAGAATATAATGCATATCTTACTCGTTTAGATGATGCTTATATTGTTCCTGTAAACAAAAAAATAGCTTGGGTACAACGAAAAAACGAGGAAGCTGAAAATGGAAATAAATTATCGCAGGATGATGAATTTACCATGTTCGATTATAAGAAAGACATTAAGAAAGCATACTCTCGCAGAAGAATGTCCATTGTAAAAACTGTACGTGCCAACCCCAATTCACCTGTGGTAATGGCCGTAGTGCAGAAAGAGTTTAATTCGTTTAATAAACGACATAAAGCCGAAATGAAAAAGATTTTTAGAAGAAGGTTTAGCGATACAGCTCTGTATTGGCAATTGTGTCCGTAA
- a CDS encoding transposase: protein MSIKSLEIYLGINGDKFRRQYKTNLSGFDQWDKKLHAKDYLIFPENIGSNLALDETAFSNGELYTILSNKDKKGKQGSLVGVFNGTQADSIISLIREHISEELRYTVKEVTLDMAGSMNKIVRKCFLKAEITTDRFHVQKLANDAVQELRIKHRWKIIDDENAEYKKAKLEGKLYKPEILENGDTLRQLMARARYALYKSPEKWTTSQEIRARLLFERFPEIKKAYRLSDGLRKIYNQSLEPNVARLKLAQWFDEIERAGMDSFNSIKRTFEVHHKQIVNYFLNRSTNAFAESLNAKIKNFRRSLRGIVDLDFFLFRLSKIFA from the coding sequence ATCAGTATTAAAAGCCTTGAAATATATTTAGGAATAAATGGTGATAAATTTCGAAGACAGTACAAAACAAATTTAAGTGGTTTTGATCAATGGGATAAAAAGCTACACGCCAAAGATTACCTGATATTTCCTGAAAACATAGGTTCTAATTTAGCTCTTGATGAAACAGCCTTTTCAAATGGAGAGTTGTATACCATTCTCAGTAACAAAGATAAAAAAGGAAAGCAAGGTAGCTTGGTTGGTGTGTTTAACGGAACACAAGCTGATTCCATTATAAGTTTAATTCGCGAACACATTTCAGAAGAGTTGCGCTATACCGTTAAAGAAGTTACTCTTGACATGGCTGGTAGCATGAATAAGATCGTAAGAAAATGTTTTCTAAAAGCTGAAATCACTACAGATCGATTTCATGTGCAAAAGCTGGCCAATGATGCCGTACAAGAGCTTAGAATTAAGCATAGGTGGAAGATAATAGATGATGAAAATGCAGAGTATAAGAAAGCGAAATTAGAAGGAAAATTGTATAAACCTGAAATATTGGAAAATGGTGATACACTGCGACAATTGATGGCTAGAGCTCGTTATGCATTGTATAAATCTCCGGAAAAATGGACTACATCTCAAGAAATCAGAGCTCGTTTATTATTTGAAAGATTTCCCGAAATTAAGAAAGCATACAGGCTCTCGGATGGACTTAGAAAAATATACAATCAATCTTTAGAACCAAATGTAGCAAGACTTAAACTAGCACAATGGTTCGATGAAATTGAAAGAGCCGGAATGGATTCTTTTAATTCAATAAAAAGAACTTTTGAAGTACATCATAAACAAATTGTTAATTATTTCTTGAATAGAAGTACAAACGCTTTTGCCGAATCTTTAAATGCTAAAATTAAAAATTTCAGAAGATCTTTAAGAGGGATTGTTGATTTAGATTTCTTCCTTTTTAGGTTATCTAAAATTTTTGCTTAG